One stretch of Apis cerana isolate GH-2021 linkage group LG8, AcerK_1.0, whole genome shotgun sequence DNA includes these proteins:
- the LOC107995277 gene encoding UPF0488 protein CG14286, translating into MPPKSKSNSKETGMNKKISDQSKLTHTCVETSSGLSQEVEDQFELELCWCVQQLEMCLSTGKLPEKQMHDLKRNINILKSNNASLIKKRQIMRNTLGNYREKMALDEQKFGKTAFSIKFMSTINQNKKSIFLKKAASTSSSTSSKEKQCLKTIALYPNSNENIDIINVQNPFKFNFQITE; encoded by the exons atgccTCCAAAATCTAAAtcg aattcTAAGGAAACaggaatgaataaaaagatttcagaTCAATCAAAATTGACACATACTTGTGTAGAAACTAGTAGTGGTTTGAGCCAGGAAGTTGAAGATCAatttgaattagaattatGTTGGTGTGTTCAACAGTTAGAAATGTGTTTATCCACTGGAAAACTTCCTGAAAAACAAATGCATgacttaaaaagaaatataaatattttaaagagcaATAATGCctctttgataaaaaagagaCAAATAATGCGTAATACTTTAGGaaattatagagaaaaaatGGCTTTGGACGAACAAAAATTTGGCAAAACTgcattttctatcaaatttatGTCTACAATCaatcaaaataagaaaagtatatttttaaagaaagctGCTTCTACATCTTCTTCTACATCTTCAAAGGAAAAACAATGTTTGAAAACTATCGCACTATATCCAAactcaaatgaaaatattgatattattaatgtacaaaatccatttaaatttaattttcaaattactgaataa
- the LOC107995369 gene encoding pyrokinin-1 receptor-like — MDQLTTILPNVSNLVLSSLYFQNLSTLYTNDEINSAPDSVPHRDSLHIVIPVTIIYVSIFVTGIIGNISTCIVIARNKSMHTATNYYLFSLAVSDLLLLASGLPAEIYMVWCKYPYVFGEGFCILRGLAAETSTNASVLTITAFTVERYLAICHPFLSQTMSKLTRAVKLILVVWLVALSFALPQALQFGLVQHKAHPEVVMCTVKRILLQHSFELSTFLFFVVPMSLITVLYALIGLKLRKSNMMKRSRGREMGGSCRHQTGRSSRRVLKMLVAVVIAFFICWAPFHVQRLIAIYGTNSEDHISSNSEWIEFLYLLMTYISGVFYYISTTINPILYNIMSNKFRVAFMETLSRSCRIPGLPIRHEQRSYSSLSRSQQRVIGGSRNVGTAGTGIVHESTDYSGNSGHEDNSKQFTSLVDQLKIDTIQNNINKKYEDIGRLDILSNEVKHKNDVCLKNSRKYTTVNVDESGKKWWRLLKWFPGLKSLKFSRRNTYTIPENHILKRPEEISMTLWNETNQQRPV; from the exons atgGATCAGCTAACAACCATCCTCCCAAACGTGTCCAATCTCGTCCTCTCCTCCCTTTACTTTCAAAACTTGTCAACCCTCTACACGAACGACGAAATAAACTCGGCCCCCGACTCAGTCCCCCACAGAGACTCACTGCACATCGTCATCCCGGTGACAATCATCTACGTGTCCATCTTCGTGACGGGGATAATCGGGAACATAAGCACGTGCATAGTGATCGCGCGCAACAAGTCGATGCACACGGCGACCAACTATTATCTGTTCAGCCTAGCTGTGTCAGACCTGTTGCTGCTCGCCTCAGGCCTCCCAGCAGAGATCTACATGGTCTGGTGCAAGTATCCCTACGTATTCGGCGAGGGTTTCTGCATTCTGCGTGGTTTGGCCGCCGAGACATCGACGAACGCCTCTGTCCTCACAATCACGGCGTTCACTGTCGAGAGATACCTGGCCATATGTCACCCATTTTTGTCCCAAACCATGTCCAAGCTGACCAGGGCGGTGAAACTGATCCTCGTCGTGTGGCTGGTGGCTCTGTCGTTCGCCTTGCCCCAGGCGCTGCAGTTCGGCCTCGTGCAACACAAGGCGCATCCGGAGGTGGTGATGTGCACCGTGAAGAGGATCCTGCTCCAACACTCCTTCGAATTGTCCACCTTCCTGTTCTTCGTCGTCCCGATGAGCCTCATCACCGTGCTGTACGCTTTGATCGGTTTGAAGTTGAGAAAGTCGAACATGATGAAGAGGAGCAGAGGGAGAGAGATGGGAGGAAGTTGCAGGCATCAGACTGGAAGGTCCTCGAGGAGAGTGCTGAAGATGCTTG TTGCAGTGGTGAtagcattttttatttgttgggCACCATTTCATGTTCAACGACTGATCGCCATTTATGGGACAAACTCCGAGGATCACATATCCTCGAACAGCGAATGGATCGAGTTCCTCTATCTTCTCATGACCTACATATCCGGCGTATTCTATTATATCTCTACGACGATTAACCCTATTCTGTATAATATCAtgtcgaataaatttcgtGTTGCATTTATG gaAACACTATCGAGAAGTTGCAGAATACCCGGATTACCGATACGACATGAACAACGTTCATATTCGAGCCTGTCTCGATCGCAACAAAGAGTAATTGGTGGATCGAGAAATGTAGGAACGGCTGGAACTGGAATTGTTCATGAAAGTACTGATTATTCGGGAAATTCTGGCCATGAAGACAATTCAAAACAATTTACGTCACTTgttgatcaattaaaaatagatacaatCCAAAACAATATCAACAAAAAATACGAAGACATTGGCAGATTAGACATACTTTCAAATGAGGTTAAACACAAGAATGAtgtatgtttgaaaaattcaagaaaatatacCACTGTGAATGTGGATGAATCTGGAAAGAAATGGTGGCGTTTGCTAAAGTGGTTTCCTGGtttgaaatctttaaaattctcaAGAAGAAATACGTATACTATTCCGGAAAATCATATCTTGAAGAGGCCAGAAGAAATCTCGATGACTTTATGGAATGAAACTAATCAACAGCGACCTGTTTGA